In Brevibacterium zhoupengii, the following are encoded in one genomic region:
- a CDS encoding AMP-binding protein — MRAISQASPAKDFTPTPRRGVNVSRFLTQTARRIPDHTAVIDDDHSVRWTWSELETRAEALALALQSGGVGRRDSVLLVSANHAEVIQSFWGIIRAGAVIAPPNAALSTEELLSICADVVPAAIIVDRAHADFVEALQQTGFAGPVLWIGELPDGTPSSSGPLGVEGTGYRGSARGEVVRSSAAAESAAEIGDFAVEEDDPCWYFFTSGSTGKPKAATFTHRHLGAVLMNHRCDLFPVEDENGASLVLAPLSHGAGIHMLAQVFGGTPSVIHPGGKVDPSTLWDSIDGYRITNAFTVPTILNRIVAGYPADRGPADHSLDRVVYAGAPMLATDQSRALERLGPCLVQYFGLAEVTGAITVLRPEEHGTIPVDSAGIGTCGRARTGVDIVILDETGNEMAPGEQGEVCVAGPTVCAGYLGRADANAESFAHGVFHTGDVGYLNDRGFLFLTGRKSDMYISGGSNVYPREIEELLLTDAEVTQAVVVGVPDPQWGEIGIAIIEPATGHAEVGSEASTTGDSGTASERLRALCKSTLAAYKVPKEIHFVDAMPVTAYGKLARKELKAEYSAGRGSAR, encoded by the coding sequence ATGCGGGCCATCTCCCAGGCCTCTCCGGCCAAGGACTTCACACCGACACCTCGGCGCGGGGTCAATGTCTCCCGTTTCCTCACCCAGACGGCCCGTCGGATCCCGGACCACACCGCCGTCATCGACGACGATCATTCGGTGCGTTGGACCTGGAGCGAATTGGAGACCCGGGCCGAGGCGCTGGCGCTGGCCCTCCAATCCGGGGGAGTGGGCAGGCGCGACAGTGTGCTTCTCGTCTCGGCCAACCACGCCGAGGTGATCCAGTCCTTCTGGGGCATCATCCGTGCCGGTGCGGTCATCGCCCCACCCAATGCCGCACTCTCGACCGAGGAACTGCTGAGCATCTGCGCCGATGTCGTCCCGGCAGCGATCATCGTCGACCGTGCCCACGCCGACTTCGTCGAGGCCCTCCAACAGACAGGGTTCGCCGGGCCCGTCCTGTGGATCGGGGAGCTGCCAGACGGGACACCCTCATCGAGCGGACCACTTGGTGTCGAGGGGACAGGCTATAGAGGGTCCGCTCGAGGCGAAGTGGTCCGCTCGAGCGCAGCTGCGGAGAGTGCCGCAGAGATCGGAGACTTCGCGGTCGAGGAAGACGACCCGTGCTGGTACTTCTTCACCTCCGGGTCCACGGGCAAACCGAAGGCGGCGACGTTCACACATCGCCACCTCGGCGCGGTGCTGATGAATCATCGTTGCGATCTCTTCCCCGTCGAGGACGAGAACGGAGCCTCACTCGTGCTCGCGCCGCTCTCACACGGGGCGGGGATCCATATGCTCGCCCAGGTCTTCGGCGGAACTCCTTCGGTCATCCATCCTGGTGGCAAAGTTGATCCGAGCACTCTGTGGGACTCGATCGATGGCTACCGGATCACCAACGCCTTCACCGTGCCGACCATTCTCAACCGCATCGTCGCAGGTTACCCGGCCGATCGCGGGCCCGCCGATCACAGCCTCGACCGCGTCGTCTACGCCGGTGCTCCGATGCTCGCGACCGACCAGTCCCGAGCCCTGGAACGCCTCGGACCCTGCCTTGTGCAGTACTTCGGCCTCGCCGAGGTGACCGGTGCGATCACCGTCCTCCGCCCCGAAGAGCACGGAACTATTCCCGTCGATTCCGCCGGCATCGGCACCTGCGGGAGAGCCCGCACCGGCGTCGACATCGTCATCCTCGACGAAACCGGCAACGAGATGGCTCCCGGTGAGCAGGGTGAGGTCTGCGTGGCCGGACCCACCGTCTGCGCCGGCTACCTCGGCCGCGCCGATGCCAATGCCGAGTCCTTCGCCCACGGCGTCTTCCACACCGGCGACGTCGGCTACCTCAACGATCGCGGGTTCCTGTTCCTCACCGGGCGGAAGTCCGATATGTACATCTCCGGTGGGTCGAACGTGTACCCGCGTGAGATCGAGGAACTCCTCCTCACCGACGCCGAGGTGACCCAAGCCGTCGTCGTCGGTGTGCCCGATCCGCAGTGGGGAGAGATCGGAATCGCGATCATCGAACCGGCGACCGGCCATGCCGAGGTAGGCAGCGAGGCGTCGACCACCGGTGATAGCGGGACAGCAAGTGAGCGACTGCGTGCGCTGTGCAAGTCCACGCTCGCGGCGTACAAGGTGCCCAAAGAGATTCACTTCGTCGACGCGATGCCCGTCACCGCCTACGGGAAGCTGGCGCGCAAGGAACTCAAGGCCGAATACTCGGCAGGGCGGGGGAGCGCACGATGA
- a CDS encoding SDR family NAD(P)-dependent oxidoreductase, producing the protein MSDLTDTIIMAIGCGTPDGQVNNGFAAAKAFLAAGAKVCIVDRDAAALEHARAALGSTHVASDNLGEADPVADLDSRVTTVVADVGDEDSLSAAFDHCASSLGEPTVLHYNVGIVVNGGLDSLETAAFSKALDINLTGAFAAMKQALPYMRRAGGGSIITVSSVGGMRYMGYDYPAYAASKAGLIELTKVVGAQYASEGIRANSIAPGLIETPLIHNSISGHYDSVEDMLSARHALSPTGKMGHPEDIAKLAVFLASEDSSYINSTLIPVDGGLVHFAGTPKT; encoded by the coding sequence ATGAGCGATCTCACGGACACAATCATCATGGCCATCGGCTGCGGCACCCCCGATGGTCAAGTCAACAATGGTTTCGCCGCGGCCAAGGCCTTCCTCGCCGCGGGTGCAAAGGTCTGCATCGTCGACCGGGACGCGGCGGCTCTCGAGCACGCGCGTGCGGCGCTCGGGTCCACACATGTAGCATCGGACAACCTCGGCGAGGCCGATCCTGTCGCTGACCTGGACTCACGGGTGACGACGGTCGTCGCCGACGTCGGGGACGAGGACTCCCTGTCCGCGGCGTTCGACCACTGCGCGAGCAGCCTCGGCGAGCCCACGGTGCTGCACTACAACGTCGGCATCGTCGTCAACGGCGGACTCGACTCCCTGGAGACCGCGGCGTTTTCGAAGGCCCTCGACATCAACCTCACCGGGGCATTCGCGGCGATGAAGCAGGCGCTGCCCTATATGCGCAGGGCCGGTGGCGGGTCGATCATCACGGTCTCCTCGGTGGGCGGAATGCGCTACATGGGCTATGACTACCCGGCCTATGCGGCGTCGAAGGCCGGGCTCATCGAACTCACGAAGGTCGTCGGCGCCCAGTACGCATCCGAGGGGATACGCGCGAACTCCATCGCTCCGGGACTCATCGAGACACCTCTCATCCACAACTCGATCAGCGGCCACTACGACTCGGTCGAGGACATGCTCTCTGCCCGCCACGCACTCTCTCCGACAGGGAAGATGGGCCACCCCGAGGACATCGCGAAACTCGCGGTGTTCCTCGCCTCGGAGGACTCGAGCTACATCAACTCCACGCTCATCCCGGTCGACGGCGGACTCGTCCACTTCGCCGGAACCCCGAAGACCTGA
- a CDS encoding DctP family TRAP transporter solute-binding subunit: MMEARVPTTPTKRTMLAWFAVLVTLVLLVSGCGTNFGTTDDGKQKYRWKMTVTTGSTSTWYIAAEKFAKDLEEETDGRITLKVFGNERLSAGEATAGVEQLMDGAKDFSYNSPIIYSAVDPRFGTVTAPFIFDSVEDGQKALAGKGGDVYADYLSEHGVHLLGFGESGMRQLTNTHHPIHTPEDLHGLKFRIPGFGLYTDLYRSLGSNPTTMPFGEVFTALQQGAIDGQENPIDVIYSSNLQEVQPYLTLWNYSYDPLVFGVNEDLFDSLDTEDQELVSRLAKETNEFQIKQNRDGEEKLIKELKDSGMEVNELTEAEKDEFRTTLEPLYAEYRKIWGQDMSEAFIPEGL, translated from the coding sequence ATGATGGAGGCAAGGGTGCCGACAACACCGACGAAGAGGACCATGCTTGCGTGGTTCGCCGTGCTGGTCACGCTCGTCCTGCTCGTCAGCGGATGCGGAACGAACTTCGGCACGACCGACGACGGGAAGCAGAAGTACCGGTGGAAGATGACTGTCACGACCGGCTCGACGAGCACCTGGTACATCGCGGCCGAGAAGTTTGCGAAGGACCTTGAAGAGGAGACCGATGGGCGCATCACGCTCAAGGTCTTCGGCAACGAACGGCTCTCGGCTGGTGAGGCCACCGCGGGCGTCGAGCAGCTCATGGACGGGGCGAAGGACTTCTCCTACAACTCGCCGATCATCTACTCGGCCGTCGACCCGCGCTTCGGCACCGTCACCGCCCCCTTCATCTTCGACTCCGTCGAAGACGGACAGAAGGCACTGGCAGGCAAGGGCGGCGACGTCTACGCCGACTACCTGTCCGAACACGGCGTCCACCTCCTGGGCTTCGGCGAATCGGGGATGCGTCAGCTCACGAACACCCACCATCCGATCCATACCCCGGAGGACCTGCACGGACTCAAGTTCCGCATCCCCGGATTCGGCCTCTACACCGACCTCTACCGGTCACTGGGCTCCAACCCGACGACGATGCCCTTCGGCGAGGTGTTCACCGCACTGCAGCAGGGGGCTATCGATGGCCAGGAGAACCCGATCGACGTCATCTACTCCTCGAACCTGCAGGAGGTCCAGCCCTACCTGACCCTGTGGAACTACTCCTATGACCCGCTTGTCTTCGGCGTCAACGAGGACCTCTTCGACTCACTCGACACCGAGGATCAGGAACTTGTAAGCCGCCTGGCCAAGGAGACCAACGAGTTCCAGATCAAGCAGAACCGCGATGGCGAGGAGAAGCTGATCAAGGAGCTCAAGGACAGCGGCATGGAGGTCAACGAACTCACCGAGGCCGAGAAGGACGAGTTCCGCACCACCCTGGAACCGCTGTACGCCGAGTACCGCAAGATCTGGGGCCAGGACATGTCCGAAGCGTTCATTCCGGAAGGACTCTGA
- a CDS encoding TRAP transporter small permease, whose product MKIVKWFEDWVVIASFMVIVLVTFVNVVSRYTFQASLAFSEEITINLLVVLTMMGAVVGIRLGAHLGFSYLVENAKPTIRRTLIIIGAALMIVFLAVLLFWGSEMMIHQAVRGRATPSLGIPQWLFTLSIPLAGLLGIVRTLQAARVSLNEDTSAEAVAERMAQEAAPVIDDAELSGSTHSTSTTDRQGGRK is encoded by the coding sequence ATGAAAATCGTCAAATGGTTCGAAGACTGGGTGGTCATCGCCTCGTTCATGGTGATCGTGCTCGTCACCTTCGTCAATGTCGTCTCTCGCTACACCTTCCAAGCCTCGCTGGCTTTCAGTGAGGAGATTACGATCAACCTCCTCGTCGTGCTCACGATGATGGGCGCGGTTGTGGGAATCCGCCTCGGCGCGCACCTGGGGTTCAGTTACCTGGTCGAGAACGCGAAGCCGACAATTCGCAGAACCCTCATCATCATCGGCGCGGCTCTGATGATCGTCTTCCTCGCTGTCCTCCTCTTCTGGGGCAGCGAGATGATGATCCATCAGGCCGTCCGCGGTCGTGCGACCCCGTCGCTGGGCATCCCGCAGTGGCTGTTCACTCTGTCAATTCCGCTGGCCGGGCTGCTCGGAATCGTCCGCACTCTGCAGGCCGCCCGGGTTTCGCTGAACGAGGACACCTCCGCCGAGGCGGTCGCTGAGCGCATGGCGCAGGAAGCCGCCCCCGTCATCGACGATGCAGAGCTGAGCGGATCCACCCACTCCACAAGCACCACCGACCGTCAGGGAGGCCGCAAATGA
- a CDS encoding TRAP transporter large permease, translated as MITLLLFGSFFLFLALGIPVAFALGLSAVTVLITTDGLQVLDVVPSVMFPSMSSGTLLAIPFFVLAGIVMQYTGISQRLVDLAFLVFGRFSHGLAAVTIISAFFFSAISGSGPATVAAIGAILIPALIRNGYQKKHAVSLVAASGSMGIVVPPSIAFIIFAVVASEFGSISITRLFIAGIVPGVIMAVAFFIAALFVPRVRELAGLSVKSGKGLLAAGNEPGTTTGTEAAVTSNSTAGSSTASSTTTGNGATKTRLLKADRAGTSVSTSGPATSAGAPADGTPAEGSFGEFLAALVKAIPGLLIPVIILGGIYGGIFTPTEAGAVASVFALLVGLFVYRELKLPDLPKVFLESGVSTAVIMFIVGVASLFSYVITVEGIADTVSAAVLGVTDNKFVILAVITIILLIVGAFVDAISAFYLFIPILVPILLEVGVDMTTIGVFMTVNLAIGLFTPPVGLNLYVGAGIGKVRLEEVVRGIMPFLICAIIALLLITYIPAISNWLPDLLGVG; from the coding sequence ATGATCACGCTGCTGCTGTTCGGAAGCTTCTTCCTGTTCCTCGCCCTGGGCATCCCCGTGGCGTTCGCCCTCGGTCTCTCCGCCGTCACCGTCCTCATCACCACCGACGGACTCCAGGTCCTCGACGTGGTGCCCTCGGTGATGTTCCCGTCGATGAGTTCGGGCACGCTGCTGGCGATCCCGTTCTTCGTCCTCGCCGGCATCGTCATGCAGTACACTGGCATCTCCCAGCGCCTCGTCGACCTCGCGTTCTTAGTCTTCGGTCGCTTCAGCCACGGCCTGGCCGCGGTCACGATCATCTCCGCGTTCTTCTTCTCCGCGATCTCCGGATCCGGACCGGCCACAGTGGCCGCGATCGGTGCGATCCTCATCCCCGCCCTGATCCGCAACGGGTACCAGAAGAAGCACGCCGTCTCCCTCGTCGCGGCCTCAGGCTCGATGGGCATCGTGGTTCCGCCCTCGATCGCGTTCATCATCTTCGCCGTCGTCGCCTCGGAGTTCGGATCGATCTCTATCACGCGGCTCTTCATCGCCGGCATCGTGCCCGGCGTGATCATGGCCGTGGCGTTCTTCATTGCCGCACTCTTCGTCCCCCGCGTCCGCGAGCTCGCGGGCCTGTCCGTGAAATCGGGCAAGGGACTGCTGGCAGCCGGCAATGAGCCCGGAACCACCACCGGCACCGAGGCGGCCGTGACCTCGAACTCGACCGCTGGCTCCTCGACGGCATCGTCGACGACAACAGGAAACGGTGCGACGAAGACCCGTCTGTTGAAAGCGGACAGGGCTGGGACGTCGGTCTCGACGAGCGGCCCGGCCACCTCGGCGGGGGCACCTGCAGATGGCACACCTGCCGAGGGCAGCTTCGGCGAGTTCCTCGCAGCCCTCGTCAAGGCCATTCCGGGTCTGCTCATTCCTGTCATCATCCTCGGCGGCATCTACGGCGGAATCTTCACCCCCACCGAGGCGGGTGCTGTGGCCTCCGTGTTCGCTCTCCTGGTGGGGCTCTTCGTCTACCGCGAACTCAAACTGCCCGACCTGCCGAAGGTGTTCCTCGAATCGGGAGTCTCGACTGCCGTCATCATGTTCATCGTCGGTGTGGCCAGCCTCTTCTCCTACGTCATCACCGTCGAAGGCATCGCAGACACGGTGTCGGCAGCGGTGCTCGGGGTCACGGACAACAAGTTCGTCATTCTCGCGGTGATCACGATCATCCTGCTCATCGTCGGCGCCTTCGTCGACGCGATCAGCGCGTTCTACCTGTTCATCCCGATCCTCGTGCCCATCCTGCTCGAAGTCGGCGTGGACATGACGACGATCGGCGTGTTCATGACCGTCAACCTCGCAATCGGCCTGTTCACCCCGCCCGTGGGACTCAACCTCTACGTCGGAGCCGGCATCGGCAAGGTCAGGCTCGAAGAGGTGGTGCGCGGCATCATGCCGTTCCTCATCTGCGCAATCATCGCCCTGCTGCTCATCACCTACATCCCGGCGATCTCGAACTGGCTGCCCGACCTCCTCGGCGTCGGCTAG
- a CDS encoding SDR family NAD(P)-dependent oxidoreductase, which produces MEPYLLTNKSALVTGAAQGIGLAIATSLARRGASIGIVDLKGAEAAAESLAQQFPEQTFTGYELDVRDAEAVTAALGSFAQSSGGIDILVNNAGTAARIGIDEITAEQWQRDLDTNLGGTFNFIKAAVHPHMINAGSGSIINISSISGINGGAVSAGEAGARSGPAYAASKGGIIALTKWVAKEYGRQGIRCNSVAPGPVESALTAGQDYDTSNQALDRMGTPAEIAEAVAYLASDGAAFTTGQILRIDGGAVMS; this is translated from the coding sequence ATGGAACCCTATCTGCTGACGAACAAATCGGCCCTGGTCACAGGCGCCGCCCAGGGTATCGGGCTGGCCATTGCGACCTCACTGGCCAGACGCGGAGCCTCGATCGGCATCGTTGATCTCAAGGGTGCCGAAGCGGCTGCCGAGAGTCTGGCGCAGCAGTTTCCCGAACAGACATTCACCGGGTACGAACTCGATGTCCGCGACGCCGAGGCGGTCACTGCTGCGCTCGGGTCATTCGCTCAGTCCTCCGGTGGGATCGACATCCTCGTCAACAATGCGGGGACGGCGGCACGCATCGGAATCGACGAGATCACGGCCGAACAGTGGCAACGTGATCTGGACACCAATCTCGGCGGGACGTTCAACTTCATCAAGGCCGCCGTTCATCCGCACATGATCAACGCCGGGAGTGGGTCGATCATCAACATCTCCTCGATCTCGGGCATCAACGGCGGTGCAGTCTCCGCTGGTGAGGCTGGGGCGCGTTCGGGTCCGGCGTATGCGGCGAGCAAGGGCGGGATCATCGCTCTCACGAAGTGGGTGGCCAAGGAGTACGGGCGGCAGGGAATTCGCTGCAACTCGGTGGCACCGGGCCCAGTGGAGTCCGCACTCACCGCAGGTCAGGACTACGACACCTCGAACCAGGCCCTGGACCGCATGGGCACCCCCGCTGAGATCGCCGAGGCGGTCGCCTACCTCGCCAGCGATGGCGCGGCCTTCACCACCGGCCAGATCCTGCGTATCGACGGCGGGGCTGTGATGTCATGA
- a CDS encoding MOSC domain-containing protein, with protein sequence MSSSASPSPLDEVLDVRSIGFTPIKGTRHQSQPAASFDEHGPVGDRRYCLVDTETRRVLRTVQNPTLVAVVAQFHGAQLEVTLPDRRSVCAVPEPSGEVLTCDYWGRPVAAELMQGPHDGLLSSWLGMPVRLAHVPRGDVVFGEPITIVTTASIRDLGERAGHPDLLAEAARFRATLLVETDVPFMEDTWNGREMTFGKTRIRVGGPIPRCAVMDLHPVTGARGSRLLKSLAAYRPRNDAGEPHFGIYGQVIGGPGN encoded by the coding sequence ATGAGCTCATCGGCTTCGCCCTCGCCCTTGGACGAGGTACTCGATGTCCGCTCCATCGGGTTCACCCCGATCAAGGGGACCAGGCACCAGTCGCAGCCGGCGGCTTCGTTCGATGAGCACGGGCCCGTGGGGGACCGGCGCTACTGCCTCGTCGACACCGAGACACGTCGGGTTCTGCGAACCGTGCAGAACCCGACGCTGGTGGCGGTCGTGGCGCAGTTTCACGGTGCCCAGCTGGAGGTCACGCTGCCCGATCGACGCTCGGTCTGCGCGGTACCGGAACCTTCAGGTGAGGTGCTGACCTGTGACTATTGGGGCAGGCCGGTCGCAGCGGAACTGATGCAGGGGCCCCACGATGGGCTGCTGTCCTCGTGGTTGGGAATGCCCGTCCGTCTGGCTCATGTTCCCCGCGGGGACGTGGTCTTCGGGGAGCCGATCACGATCGTGACCACGGCCTCCATCCGCGATCTCGGCGAGAGAGCTGGGCATCCTGATCTGCTTGCCGAAGCGGCGAGATTCAGGGCGACACTGCTCGTCGAGACGGACGTCCCCTTTATGGAGGACACGTGGAACGGCCGCGAGATGACATTCGGCAAGACTCGCATTCGGGTCGGAGGACCGATCCCACGCTGCGCGGTCATGGATCTGCATCCCGTCACCGGCGCGCGGGGTTCGCGGCTGCTGAAGTCACTTGCCGCCTACCGACCCAGAAACGATGCCGGCGAACCCCATTTCGGGATCTATGGACAGGTCATCGGCGGACCCGGCAACTGA
- a CDS encoding DNA-binding protein, protein MTNEAQPHETTSAHTTPGFRLGDPGDVVIHAGPRLSPRLVSVPTRHSEHLIDLVAGDDLFDSVTGLLKTLDVSGLMVEFVAGEFGRIDYVYPAYGPDAERPMSFTTEFHHAGPAVLCHASATVGAKGGEPFAHIHASWLTEEGLAEGGHLLPGTLVGPNGMRLRVFALADAQQLSEADPETGFFAFAPTALHTPAAESAQGSVSMSESAQGSSNAVISRVRPGELIDDAIVAICREAGFDSAEVRASLGSTTGAVFFDGTAPWPAVEFTHLTGSVRGALGDDPRLRLDAEVVDVAGEVHAGQLVLGANPVAVTFELLVLPT, encoded by the coding sequence ATGACCAACGAGGCGCAGCCACACGAGACCACCAGTGCACACACAACTCCCGGCTTCCGCCTCGGCGACCCCGGTGATGTCGTCATCCATGCCGGGCCCCGATTGAGTCCGCGACTCGTCTCGGTACCGACTCGTCATTCGGAGCATCTCATCGATCTCGTCGCCGGTGATGATCTCTTCGATTCCGTGACCGGCCTTCTTAAGACACTCGACGTCTCCGGGCTGATGGTGGAGTTCGTTGCCGGCGAGTTCGGTCGGATCGACTATGTCTACCCGGCTTATGGCCCCGACGCCGAACGCCCCATGTCCTTCACCACCGAGTTCCACCACGCGGGGCCAGCTGTGCTGTGTCATGCCTCGGCGACGGTGGGTGCGAAGGGCGGGGAACCATTCGCTCATATCCATGCTTCTTGGTTGACCGAGGAGGGTCTGGCCGAGGGCGGTCATCTGCTGCCCGGCACGCTCGTCGGGCCAAACGGCATGCGCCTGCGCGTCTTTGCCCTCGCCGATGCGCAGCAGCTCAGCGAGGCCGATCCGGAGACCGGGTTCTTCGCGTTCGCACCGACTGCGCTGCACACCCCTGCCGCCGAGTCAGCTCAAGGTTCGGTATCAATGTCGGAGTCTGCTCAGGGGTCGAGCAATGCGGTCATCTCCCGTGTCCGTCCTGGCGAGCTCATCGATGACGCGATCGTGGCCATCTGCCGTGAGGCCGGCTTCGATTCCGCCGAGGTGCGGGCCAGTCTCGGCAGCACCACCGGAGCCGTGTTCTTTGATGGAACCGCACCGTGGCCGGCCGTGGAGTTCACTCACCTGACAGGTTCTGTCCGTGGTGCCCTGGGTGACGACCCGCGGCTCAGGCTCGACGCGGAAGTCGTCGATGTCGCCGGTGAGGTGCACGCAGGACAGTTGGTCCTCGGCGCGAACCCTGTGGCCGTGACCTTCGAGCTCCTCGTCCTGCCAACATGA
- a CDS encoding IclR family transcriptional regulator, producing the protein MGNEAQTHDLDRMKMRGRIMRRSASFNVAHAVDDLGPGTGAQSIQRALSLLGLVGIISSENPGGALLSEIVAISGRPKASVHRMLNALIAMGYVERCEDGGYRLGVQSQIMGQLAQKSADPALEESESSLLRLAELTQDTAFLTMRTGSYSICARREDGFGPIFNNALAVGDRHPLGIGAGSLAIMTQFTDAEVDAAFDANSRIFADRYPEVSVPRLKEIIGRGRRDGFVQNPGLFAQGSWAIGVPVRVKGRKPRAALSIASIEERMTGARVFELAELLQHEARQIAEAVSSMEDQA; encoded by the coding sequence ATGGGCAATGAAGCGCAGACACACGATCTCGACCGAATGAAGATGCGCGGGCGGATCATGCGCCGTTCCGCATCATTCAACGTCGCTCACGCCGTCGACGACCTGGGACCTGGCACTGGAGCCCAAAGCATCCAGCGAGCGTTATCCCTGCTGGGCCTCGTCGGCATCATCAGCAGCGAGAACCCGGGCGGCGCGCTTCTCAGCGAGATCGTGGCCATCAGCGGACGCCCCAAGGCCAGCGTGCATCGTATGCTCAACGCCCTCATCGCCATGGGATACGTCGAACGATGCGAGGACGGCGGCTACCGCCTCGGCGTGCAGTCCCAGATCATGGGACAGCTGGCCCAGAAGTCGGCAGACCCCGCACTTGAGGAGTCCGAGTCGAGTCTGCTCAGGCTCGCCGAGCTCACCCAGGACACTGCTTTCCTCACGATGCGCACCGGCAGCTACTCGATCTGCGCTCGCCGCGAGGACGGCTTCGGCCCGATCTTCAACAATGCCTTGGCCGTGGGTGATCGCCACCCCTTGGGCATCGGCGCCGGAAGTCTTGCCATCATGACCCAGTTCACCGACGCCGAGGTGGACGCCGCCTTCGATGCCAACTCAAGAATCTTCGCGGACCGCTACCCCGAAGTCTCCGTGCCCAGACTCAAAGAGATCATCGGCCGGGGCCGTCGTGACGGGTTCGTCCAAAATCCCGGACTCTTCGCCCAGGGATCCTGGGCGATCGGTGTCCCGGTCAGGGTCAAGGGCAGGAAACCGCGCGCGGCATTGTCGATCGCCAGCATCGAGGAGCGCATGACCGGGGCTCGCGTGTTCGAACTCGCCGAGCTGCTCCAACACGAAGCGCGCCAGATCGCCGAGGCAGTCAGCAGCATGGAGGACCAGGCATGA
- a CDS encoding LysR family transcriptional regulator gives MTDLRSLKTLLAVVEYGSIHLAARALFVSHSTASRQIKTFEEHYGTTLFDRSASGVVPTGQGLALADFARRMIAESELLSDSFGSHSRATETITIVTSTGLGQTLVADAINDVMTTTDRVQVSIIDTTSLEAVQVLKNRQADLCVNFSVPGHDLVSVPGVRRIGQTPARNFAVFDKKHPLSQRATVRVRDLIDFPIATLPSGNSARIRVEQAVRAQGQVFSPTIEATCPVLTMRAIAGTTMVAMMAERTIPDNLAEAGCTAVELDDPGLDDRSIQILSADPLRESDGLDLMIESLRRSLALQ, from the coding sequence ATGACCGACCTGCGCAGCCTCAAGACCCTGCTGGCAGTTGTGGAATACGGCTCCATCCACCTCGCCGCGCGAGCTCTGTTTGTCTCCCATTCGACCGCCAGTCGCCAGATCAAAACCTTTGAGGAACATTACGGTACGACGCTGTTCGATCGCTCGGCGAGCGGCGTCGTTCCCACTGGTCAGGGCCTGGCTCTCGCAGATTTCGCACGGCGGATGATCGCCGAATCCGAGCTTCTCTCCGACTCATTCGGCAGCCATTCCCGCGCGACCGAGACCATCACAATCGTCACCAGCACCGGCCTCGGCCAGACCCTTGTCGCCGATGCCATCAACGATGTCATGACCACCACTGACAGAGTGCAGGTCTCGATCATCGACACCACGTCGCTCGAGGCTGTTCAGGTCCTCAAGAACCGGCAGGCTGACCTGTGCGTGAACTTCTCGGTACCCGGTCATGATCTCGTCTCGGTTCCAGGTGTCCGGCGGATCGGTCAGACCCCAGCTCGGAATTTTGCGGTCTTCGACAAGAAGCATCCGCTTTCACAGAGAGCCACCGTCCGCGTCCGTGACCTGATCGATTTCCCGATCGCCACGCTGCCCTCAGGCAACAGTGCCCGGATCAGGGTCGAGCAGGCTGTCCGCGCTCAGGGTCAGGTGTTCTCACCGACGATCGAAGCCACCTGCCCTGTGCTTACGATGAGAGCCATCGCCGGAACGACGATGGTCGCGATGATGGCCGAACGGACGATCCCGGACAACCTCGCCGAGGCGGGCTGCACTGCCGTGGAACTCGACGACCCGGGCCTCGACGACCGTTCCATCCAGATTCTTTCCGCCGATCCGCTGCGGGAGTCAGACGGTCTCGACCTGATGATCGAATCCCTGCGCAGAAGCCTGGCACTGCAGTAG